Proteins co-encoded in one Pyxidicoccus xibeiensis genomic window:
- a CDS encoding AAA family ATPase has translation MGFTLEVDNYRALRKVRWNPSGVCAVTGANGSGKTTLLSVIEFLRHFLQRGIKSATTLAGGTASIRNQQAGPDDDILFRLRFGDGTWTVVPTLMAPDLVAGEVLKVRDSLVAEWGPGMKMIRVNGREFQTSDNSILERTKGILEEPNPEIDALFNFVLGYRLYRDLRIVDLRTTGSLVTSDTELESSGANAFSVLRNWRAGRREHDERFRFVHNGLRECFPELFDDIEFLSAGQTVTVRLFLRGLTEPVHAFAAPHGLLVALLHLCAVASAPDKGAVAIDEPENGLHPFAIRTLLEVIRSRAARKELTVLLSTHSPVLLNEFNTDPSRVYVMEPAHGRVPVPLSEHSDPAWLSHFALGDLYSNQEFGAQQRPPP, from the coding sequence ATGGGATTTACCTTGGAGGTCGACAACTACCGCGCGCTCAGGAAGGTGCGTTGGAACCCTTCCGGAGTCTGTGCGGTCACTGGCGCTAACGGCTCTGGCAAGACGACCCTGCTTTCGGTCATTGAGTTCCTCAGGCATTTCCTTCAGCGAGGAATCAAATCCGCTACGACCCTCGCAGGGGGGACTGCGAGCATCAGAAACCAACAGGCCGGGCCCGACGACGACATCCTCTTTCGGTTGCGATTCGGAGACGGTACGTGGACCGTCGTTCCCACACTCATGGCTCCTGACCTCGTTGCAGGAGAGGTGCTGAAGGTACGGGACTCTCTGGTCGCGGAATGGGGCCCAGGCATGAAGATGATTCGAGTCAATGGAAGAGAGTTCCAGACCTCGGACAACTCCATCCTTGAGCGAACCAAAGGGATTCTTGAAGAACCGAACCCGGAGATTGATGCCCTATTCAATTTCGTATTGGGATACCGCCTGTATCGGGATCTCCGTATCGTCGACCTGCGCACAACGGGTTCGCTCGTGACGTCAGATACGGAGCTTGAATCGTCAGGGGCGAATGCATTCTCGGTACTTCGAAATTGGAGGGCTGGTCGCCGTGAGCACGATGAGCGGTTTCGCTTCGTACATAACGGTCTCCGAGAATGCTTTCCGGAACTGTTCGATGACATCGAGTTTCTCTCAGCCGGCCAGACTGTCACAGTGCGACTGTTCTTGCGCGGCTTGACCGAGCCGGTACACGCATTCGCCGCCCCTCACGGCCTGCTCGTTGCATTGCTCCACTTGTGCGCGGTCGCCTCCGCGCCAGACAAGGGAGCTGTCGCCATAGATGAACCAGAGAACGGGCTTCACCCATTCGCAATCCGGACACTGCTTGAAGTAATCCGGTCGCGTGCAGCCCGAAAAGAGCTCACGGTTCTCTTATCAACTCACTCACCCGTCCTGCTGAATGAGTTCAACACAGACCCCAGTCGCGTCTATGTCATGGAGCCGGCTCATGGCAGAGTTCCGGTTCCACTCAGCGAGCACAGCGACCCAGCATGGCTTTCGCATTTTGCACTAGGTGACCTGTATAGCAATCAGGAGTTTGGAGCCCAACAGCGACCTCCTCCATGA
- the truB gene encoding tRNA pseudouridine(55) synthase TruB, with protein MTPGIYRVHKPVGPTSFSVVQSFLEQTRAQPGKRVPVCHGGTLDPFAEGLLLVLVGGATRLFELLHAVPKTYEAEVVWGTETDTGDLHGRPVHQGDTAALTPEVLDAALAGFVGWREQVPPATSAKKVGGEPAYRKAHRGEVVELPPSRVYLHSARWLSHALPRTSRLLLTCRGGYYVRSLAMDVGRVLGCGAHLSALKRTAIGPWEDPPEGQRPGLHGRELLPWARARVLTDQEVGELRRERGIPLSGVQPPDWRLPPGFPDAEAPVRGFHQGRLTFLLREREGALVAETELRGGL; from the coding sequence ATGACTCCTGGCATCTACCGGGTCCACAAGCCGGTGGGCCCCACGAGCTTCTCGGTGGTGCAGTCCTTCCTGGAGCAGACGCGCGCGCAGCCGGGCAAGCGGGTGCCGGTGTGTCATGGCGGGACGTTGGACCCGTTCGCGGAAGGGCTGCTGCTGGTGCTGGTGGGCGGGGCCACGCGGCTGTTCGAGCTGCTGCACGCCGTGCCGAAGACGTACGAGGCCGAGGTGGTGTGGGGCACGGAGACGGACACGGGAGACCTGCACGGCCGGCCCGTGCACCAGGGGGACACGGCGGCGCTGACGCCTGAGGTGTTGGACGCGGCGCTCGCGGGCTTCGTGGGCTGGCGCGAGCAGGTGCCGCCGGCGACGAGCGCGAAGAAGGTGGGAGGAGAGCCGGCGTACCGCAAGGCGCACCGGGGCGAGGTGGTGGAGCTGCCGCCGTCGCGCGTGTACCTGCACTCGGCGCGGTGGCTGTCGCACGCACTGCCGCGCACGAGCCGCCTGCTGCTGACGTGCCGCGGGGGCTACTACGTGCGCTCGCTGGCCATGGACGTGGGCCGGGTGCTGGGCTGTGGCGCGCACCTGTCCGCGCTGAAGCGCACGGCGATTGGCCCGTGGGAGGACCCGCCGGAGGGGCAGCGTCCCGGCCTGCACGGGCGCGAGCTGTTGCCCTGGGCCCGCGCGCGGGTGCTGACGGACCAGGAGGTCGGCGAGCTGCGGCGCGAGCGGGGCATTCCCCTGAGCGGAGTGCAGCCTCCGGACTGGAGGCTGCCGCCGGGGTTCCCCGACGCGGAGGCGCCGGTGCGAGGCTTCCACCAGGGCCGGCTCACCTTCCTGCTGCGCGAGCGCGAGGGCGCACTGGTGGCCGAGACGGAGCTGCGCGGCGGGCTGTGA
- the tkt gene encoding transketolase: MTTDKQDLLSINTIRTLAMDAVQQAHSGHPGAPMSLAPVAYQLWQQELRYDPSQPIWPDRDRFILSNGHASMLLYALLHLAGVKRVTREYTVEDAPTVSLEDIKKFRQLDSATPGHPEYRWTSGVETTTGPLGQGVANSVGMAIASRWLAGHFNRPGFEMFSYDVYAICGDGDLMEGVASEAASIAGHLQLPNLCWIYDSNHISIDGSTDLAFTEDVGRRFEGYGWRVLHVADANDLNAMAEALRTFKTLRGKPTLIVVTTQIAFGAPKLQGSAKAHGEPLGDEEIKGTKRNYGWPEDAKFLVPDGVRERFQERMGARGKQLREAWEQRFAEYRKQFPELADQLERMQRREQPQGWDAELPTFPADAKGMATRESSGKVLNAVAKNYPWLVGGSADLNPSTKTYINGSESMKPGDHAGRNVHFGVREHAMGSIVNGLCLSKLRGYGATFLIFSDYERPAIRLSALMELPALHIFTHDSIGLGEDGPTHQPVEQLASLRAIPGIIVLRPGDANEVVEAWRVIGEQKKHPVVLVLTRQPVPTLDRSKYGAASGVKRGGYVLAEAEGGKPEIILIGTGSEVSLCLDAAEKLKAEGRKVRVVSLPSWELFEQQSQEYRDSVLPPSVTARVSVEKGAAFGWERFVGHAGSVIGMRSFGASAPIKALQQKFGFTVDNVVQVAKDTLAKTKK; encoded by the coding sequence ATGACGACCGATAAGCAGGACCTGCTGAGCATCAACACCATCCGCACCCTGGCCATGGATGCGGTCCAGCAAGCCCACTCGGGCCACCCGGGGGCGCCCATGTCCCTGGCCCCCGTGGCGTACCAGCTCTGGCAACAGGAGCTGCGCTACGACCCGTCCCAGCCCATCTGGCCGGACCGGGACCGCTTCATCCTCTCCAACGGCCACGCGTCCATGCTGCTGTACGCGCTGCTCCACCTGGCCGGCGTCAAGCGCGTCACCCGCGAGTACACCGTCGAGGACGCGCCCACCGTCTCGCTCGAGGACATCAAGAAGTTCCGCCAGCTCGACTCCGCCACCCCCGGCCACCCCGAGTACCGGTGGACCAGCGGCGTGGAGACCACCACCGGCCCCCTGGGCCAGGGCGTCGCCAACAGCGTGGGCATGGCCATCGCCAGCCGGTGGCTCGCCGGGCACTTCAACCGCCCCGGCTTCGAGATGTTCAGCTACGACGTCTACGCCATCTGCGGTGACGGCGACCTGATGGAAGGCGTCGCCTCCGAGGCCGCCTCCATCGCCGGCCACCTCCAGCTGCCCAACCTCTGCTGGATCTACGACTCCAACCACATCTCCATCGACGGCAGCACCGACCTGGCCTTCACCGAGGACGTGGGCCGCCGCTTCGAGGGCTACGGCTGGCGCGTGCTCCACGTGGCCGACGCCAACGACCTCAACGCCATGGCCGAGGCGCTGCGCACCTTCAAGACCCTGCGCGGCAAGCCCACCCTCATCGTCGTCACCACCCAGATTGCCTTCGGCGCCCCCAAGCTCCAGGGCTCCGCGAAGGCCCACGGCGAGCCGCTCGGCGACGAGGAAATCAAGGGCACCAAGCGCAACTACGGCTGGCCCGAGGACGCGAAGTTCCTGGTCCCCGACGGGGTGCGCGAGCGCTTCCAGGAGCGCATGGGCGCCCGCGGCAAGCAGCTGCGCGAGGCCTGGGAGCAGCGCTTCGCCGAGTACCGCAAGCAGTTCCCCGAGCTGGCCGACCAGCTGGAGCGCATGCAGCGCAGAGAGCAGCCCCAGGGCTGGGACGCGGAGCTGCCCACGTTCCCCGCCGACGCCAAGGGCATGGCCACCCGCGAGTCCAGCGGCAAGGTGCTCAACGCCGTGGCCAAGAACTACCCGTGGCTGGTGGGCGGCTCGGCGGACCTCAACCCGTCCACGAAGACGTACATCAACGGATCGGAGTCCATGAAGCCGGGCGACCACGCGGGCCGCAACGTCCACTTCGGCGTGCGCGAGCACGCGATGGGCTCCATCGTCAACGGCCTGTGCCTCAGCAAGCTGCGCGGCTATGGCGCCACGTTCCTCATCTTCAGTGACTACGAGCGCCCCGCCATCCGCCTGTCCGCGCTGATGGAGCTGCCCGCGCTGCACATCTTCACGCACGACTCCATCGGCCTGGGCGAGGACGGCCCCACGCACCAGCCGGTGGAGCAGCTGGCCAGCTTGCGCGCCATTCCGGGCATCATCGTGCTGCGCCCCGGTGACGCCAACGAGGTGGTGGAGGCGTGGCGCGTGATTGGCGAGCAGAAGAAGCACCCGGTGGTGCTGGTGCTCACCCGCCAGCCGGTGCCCACGCTGGACCGCAGCAAGTACGGCGCGGCGTCCGGCGTGAAGCGCGGCGGCTACGTGCTGGCGGAGGCGGAGGGCGGCAAGCCGGAAATCATCCTCATCGGCACCGGCAGCGAGGTGTCGCTGTGCCTGGACGCCGCGGAGAAGCTCAAGGCCGAGGGCCGCAAGGTGCGCGTGGTGAGCCTGCCGTCGTGGGAGCTGTTCGAGCAGCAGTCCCAGGAGTACCGCGACAGCGTGCTGCCTCCGTCCGTCACGGCCCGCGTGTCCGTGGAGAAGGGCGCCGCGTTCGGCTGGGAGCGCTTCGTGGGCCACGCCGGCAGCGTCATCGGCATGCGCAGCTTCGGCGCGTCCGCCCCCATCAAGGCGCTGCAGCAGAAGTTCGGCTTCACCGTGGACAACGTGGTGCAGGTGGCCAAGGACACGCTGGCGAAGACGAAGAAGTAG
- a CDS encoding LVIVD repeat-containing protein: MTSSPRPSRALLCACVGLLLAIQGCDDPPDPRPDASVPVEDSGTPDTDAGVPDAGDTDSGTPDAGDTDSGTPDAGDTDSGTPDAGDTDSGTPDASTSEPWDGGYTVLPETGNWVDRGRFADCNFASAGDPTTVACDDLSRYELSSCDPAALAEIPPEGIYSVAMRTERRLADGGTRVTPVGIGFKLLSDGGTDTMGGGYPINVRNTDGGTFFVASTRVHPVLPRQVTALAGCQVPRAGLITGCFARCIDGRFSGTGTFEAHRLAVHPYEPDSSGWVNLISEARVELGTPADIYVTKNHAYVVSINGSDASNGGLTVFDITDRRFPILKTAISLPGDNYWNGVWAKGDALYIGSTTSGTIVYDITNPAAPEFVRNLPSGPYGTHTVLVDGDRLYAMSSDGGTFVYDVSNPLRPILLQTITLPEELSSAGPHDSFAYQGRLYIANGFGGYSVMDVTDLNNVRHLGQYIYPSGYAHHLAVGTFAGQTIAFAGGESMGAHVRVLNVTEPASMVKIGEFRLRPVTSIHNMLLKGTRLYVAWYHEGLRVLDVANPTQPRQIAHYHTFRESDPARGDNVIEGAIGIRVPDDGYVYVVDMSRGLLIFNEP, from the coding sequence ATGACGTCTTCTCCCCGCCCGTCTCGAGCCCTGCTCTGCGCCTGTGTGGGTCTGCTCCTCGCGATCCAGGGCTGCGACGACCCGCCCGACCCCCGTCCCGATGCCTCGGTTCCCGTCGAGGACTCGGGCACCCCTGACACGGACGCTGGCGTGCCCGACGCGGGGGACACGGACTCGGGCACTCCCGACGCGGGGGACACGGACTCGGGCACTCCCGACGCGGGGGACACAGACTCGGGCACTCCCGACGCGGGGGACACGGACTCGGGCACTCCCGATGCCAGCACGAGCGAGCCCTGGGACGGCGGCTACACCGTGCTGCCGGAGACCGGGAACTGGGTGGACCGGGGCCGCTTCGCGGACTGCAACTTCGCCTCGGCGGGCGACCCGACCACCGTCGCCTGCGATGACCTGTCGCGCTACGAGCTGTCCAGCTGCGACCCCGCCGCGCTCGCGGAGATTCCCCCCGAGGGCATCTACTCGGTCGCCATGCGCACCGAGCGGCGCCTGGCCGACGGCGGCACCCGCGTCACGCCGGTCGGCATCGGCTTCAAGCTCCTGTCGGACGGCGGCACCGACACCATGGGCGGCGGCTACCCCATCAACGTCCGGAACACGGATGGAGGAACGTTCTTCGTCGCCTCGACGCGAGTCCATCCCGTCCTCCCCCGCCAGGTGACGGCGCTCGCGGGCTGCCAGGTGCCGAGGGCGGGCCTCATCACCGGCTGCTTCGCCCGCTGCATCGACGGGCGCTTCTCCGGGACGGGCACCTTCGAGGCCCACCGCCTCGCGGTGCACCCGTACGAGCCGGATTCCTCCGGCTGGGTGAACCTCATCTCGGAGGCGCGCGTCGAGCTGGGCACGCCCGCGGACATCTACGTCACCAAGAACCACGCCTACGTCGTGTCCATCAACGGCAGCGACGCCAGCAATGGCGGGCTCACCGTCTTCGACATCACCGACCGGCGCTTCCCCATCCTGAAGACGGCCATCAGCCTGCCCGGGGACAACTACTGGAACGGCGTCTGGGCGAAGGGCGACGCGCTGTACATTGGCAGCACCACGTCGGGCACCATCGTCTACGACATCACCAACCCCGCGGCCCCCGAGTTCGTGCGCAACCTGCCCTCCGGCCCCTACGGCACCCATACCGTGCTCGTGGACGGGGACCGGCTCTACGCCATGTCGTCCGACGGAGGGACGTTCGTCTACGACGTCTCCAATCCCCTGCGGCCCATCCTGCTCCAGACCATCACCCTGCCCGAGGAGCTGTCCTCCGCGGGGCCGCATGACTCCTTCGCCTACCAGGGGCGCCTCTACATCGCCAACGGGTTCGGCGGGTACTCCGTCATGGACGTCACCGACCTGAACAACGTGCGGCACCTGGGCCAGTACATCTACCCCAGCGGCTATGCCCACCACCTCGCCGTGGGCACCTTCGCGGGGCAGACCATCGCCTTCGCGGGAGGCGAGTCGATGGGCGCCCACGTGCGCGTGCTGAACGTCACCGAGCCCGCGTCCATGGTGAAGATTGGCGAGTTCCGCCTGCGGCCCGTGACGTCCATCCACAACATGCTCCTCAAGGGCACCCGCCTCTACGTCGCCTGGTACCACGAGGGTCTGCGCGTGCTGGACGTGGCCAACCCCACCCAGCCCCGGCAGATTGCGCACTACCACACCTTCCGGGAAAGCGACCCGGCCCGGGGGGACAACGTCATCGAAGGCGCCATCGGCATCCGCGTCCCGGATGACGGCTACGTGTACGTCGTCGACATGTCGCGCGGGCTGCTCATCTTCAATGAGCCCTGA
- a CDS encoding LVIVD repeat-containing protein, protein MPSRAARLLLALSCAASLSACSSEEPVPAPPEDPPSLPYDGPWAPLDEAGEWTDRGALDTCAVLAGPAACGSADSFDLTSCDKASLGALERQDAIYRAELRYEGATGASADIQPGGGGFQLNAAAEPVSVLGYPATPTWRVGAEAFLITSQANRPNNVVDRFTFAGCRTHGPRTLTGCFSWCRNGRLHSRGTFRAERMTWRPGEAESSGLALVSESPVARGFPVDVYVTRGHAYVVSINNDPGDSGGLTVFDVSNPRAPVQRASFQLPGDSYWNGVWAKDHALYVASGSSGVLVYDITDPASPALVRKVTGGAAGGTVNVHTVFVEGDRLYAMTPSHQQTSIFDLTDPLSPQTVSSYAYARGLGYPHDAFAFGGRLYVNHTVDGFLVVDLERPQPTLLGRYAYPHAYSHANAVGIINGRTIAFEGGETMGAHVRVLDVTHPAGIAKVGEYRLRGVTSIHNMVLVGTRLYIAHYHEGVRVLDVSDPSQPREVAHYNTFRESDPDRADGMFEGAIGMRVPGDGHVYVVDTSRGLLILNEP, encoded by the coding sequence ATGCCCTCCCGTGCCGCACGACTGCTCCTCGCCCTCTCCTGTGCCGCGTCGCTGTCCGCCTGCTCCTCCGAGGAGCCGGTGCCGGCTCCGCCCGAGGACCCGCCCTCCCTCCCCTATGACGGCCCCTGGGCACCGCTGGACGAGGCGGGCGAGTGGACGGACCGGGGCGCCCTGGACACGTGCGCGGTGCTGGCGGGGCCCGCCGCCTGCGGGAGCGCGGACAGCTTCGACCTGACGAGCTGTGACAAGGCCTCGCTCGGGGCCCTGGAGCGGCAGGACGCCATCTACCGCGCGGAGCTGCGCTACGAGGGCGCCACCGGCGCCAGCGCCGACATCCAGCCCGGCGGCGGCGGCTTCCAGCTCAACGCCGCCGCGGAGCCGGTGAGCGTCCTGGGCTACCCAGCCACCCCCACCTGGCGGGTGGGCGCGGAGGCCTTCCTCATCACCAGCCAGGCCAACCGCCCCAACAACGTCGTGGACCGCTTCACCTTCGCCGGCTGCAGGACGCACGGCCCGCGCACGCTGACGGGCTGCTTCTCCTGGTGCAGGAACGGCCGCCTGCACTCGCGAGGCACCTTCCGCGCCGAGCGCATGACGTGGCGCCCGGGCGAGGCCGAGTCCTCCGGCCTCGCGCTCGTCTCCGAGAGCCCCGTGGCGCGGGGCTTCCCCGTGGACGTGTACGTCACCCGGGGCCACGCCTACGTCGTCTCCATCAACAACGACCCGGGGGACAGCGGCGGCCTCACCGTGTTCGACGTGAGCAACCCGCGCGCCCCCGTGCAGCGCGCGTCCTTCCAGCTGCCAGGCGACTCGTACTGGAACGGCGTCTGGGCGAAGGACCACGCGCTCTACGTGGCCAGCGGCAGCTCGGGCGTGCTCGTCTACGACATCACCGACCCGGCCAGCCCCGCGCTGGTGCGCAAGGTGACGGGCGGCGCCGCCGGCGGCACCGTCAACGTGCACACCGTGTTCGTCGAGGGGGACCGGCTCTACGCCATGACCCCCTCCCACCAGCAGACGTCCATCTTCGACCTCACGGACCCGCTGTCGCCCCAGACGGTCTCCAGCTACGCGTATGCGCGGGGCCTGGGCTATCCGCATGACGCCTTCGCGTTCGGGGGCCGGCTCTACGTGAACCACACCGTGGACGGCTTCCTCGTCGTGGACCTCGAGAGGCCGCAGCCGACGCTGCTCGGCAGGTACGCGTACCCGCATGCGTACAGCCATGCCAACGCGGTGGGCATCATCAACGGCCGCACCATCGCCTTCGAGGGCGGCGAGACGATGGGGGCGCACGTGCGCGTGCTGGACGTCACCCACCCCGCGGGCATCGCCAAGGTGGGCGAGTACCGGCTGCGCGGCGTGACGTCCATCCACAACATGGTGCTGGTGGGCACGCGCCTGTACATCGCGCACTACCACGAGGGCGTGCGCGTGCTGGACGTGTCCGACCCCAGCCAGCCCCGCGAGGTGGCGCACTACAACACCTTCCGCGAGTCGGACCCGGACCGCGCGGACGGCATGTTCGAGGGCGCCATCGGCATGCGCGTGCCGGGCGACGGGCACGTGTACGTCGTGGACACGTCGCGCGGATTGCTCATCCTCAACGAACCCTGA
- a CDS encoding LVIVD repeat-containing protein translates to MQPARTAWTVLLACAVSALGCGESGAEPWDGSYVPLEEYGDWRDTNPLAGCRVLNGGGAPCGSPESFDLSSCKRRSLENLERAGIFRAELHHEPWASTAQARPPVSGGGFKLRTRDGHPELVNGFPAIGGVWSSRSLLITGRDGDTLHTFVGCEAVNSRVLTGCYAMCRNGQLVDAATFRAERMARFKGEAEASSGLRLRSESRVEAGPAMDVHVAGGHAYVLSERRPGQPGGLTVFDVGDVRAPVPVGHLAPPAGEDWRSATSVDGVLYVASATRGVAVVDISQPSQPTLLRTVPESPISVSSVRVDGHRLFATLEGPEPGTVIFDISTPGAPQVLQHSALRARSPDRLYSGGEGAVAYEGRLYVNHRHEGLKVADISQPQQLRLLGQYTYPFARSAASAVGTFAGRIVAFELGRGTRARLRVLDASQPSDIRKLAEYGMRQVVSPHSLSLRGTRLYMTYHHEGLRVLDVSNPTRPTLVEWFNTWRETDEGRGDGPNEGATGLHVPGDGYVYVVDTARGLLVLDEPEPR, encoded by the coding sequence ATGCAGCCTGCTCGCACCGCATGGACGGTCCTGCTCGCCTGCGCCGTGTCGGCGCTCGGATGCGGTGAGTCCGGGGCGGAGCCCTGGGATGGCAGCTACGTCCCACTCGAGGAGTACGGAGACTGGAGGGACACCAACCCCCTGGCCGGCTGTCGGGTGCTGAACGGCGGCGGCGCGCCGTGCGGCTCGCCGGAGTCCTTCGACCTGTCCTCGTGCAAGCGCCGCTCGCTGGAGAACCTGGAGCGCGCGGGCATCTTCCGGGCGGAGCTCCACCACGAGCCCTGGGCCTCCACCGCGCAGGCCCGGCCTCCCGTCAGCGGGGGCGGCTTCAAGCTGAGGACGCGCGACGGCCACCCGGAGCTCGTCAACGGCTTCCCCGCCATTGGCGGGGTGTGGTCCTCGCGCTCGCTCCTCATCACCGGCCGCGACGGCGACACCCTCCACACCTTCGTGGGCTGCGAGGCCGTGAACTCGCGCGTGCTCACCGGCTGCTACGCCATGTGCCGCAACGGCCAGTTGGTGGACGCCGCCACCTTCCGCGCCGAGCGCATGGCGCGCTTCAAGGGCGAGGCGGAGGCGTCCAGCGGGCTGCGGCTGCGCTCCGAGTCCCGCGTGGAGGCCGGCCCCGCCATGGACGTCCACGTCGCCGGGGGCCATGCGTATGTCCTGTCGGAGCGGCGGCCGGGCCAGCCCGGCGGCCTTACCGTGTTCGACGTGGGCGACGTGCGCGCGCCCGTGCCCGTGGGGCACCTGGCCCCTCCCGCCGGCGAGGACTGGCGCAGCGCCACGTCCGTCGACGGCGTGCTGTACGTCGCCAGCGCCACCCGGGGCGTCGCGGTGGTGGACATCTCCCAGCCCTCCCAGCCCACCCTGCTGCGCACCGTGCCGGAGAGCCCCATCTCGGTGAGCAGCGTGCGCGTGGACGGCCATCGGCTCTTCGCCACGCTGGAGGGCCCGGAGCCCGGGACGGTGATTTTCGACATCTCCACGCCGGGCGCGCCCCAGGTGCTCCAGCACTCCGCGCTGCGCGCGAGGAGCCCGGACCGGCTCTACTCGGGGGGCGAGGGCGCCGTCGCCTACGAGGGCCGCCTCTACGTCAACCACCGGCACGAGGGCCTCAAGGTGGCGGACATCAGCCAGCCGCAGCAGCTGCGGCTGCTCGGGCAGTACACGTACCCGTTCGCCCGGAGCGCCGCGAGCGCGGTGGGCACCTTCGCCGGCCGCATCGTCGCCTTCGAGCTGGGCCGGGGCACGCGGGCCCGCCTGCGCGTGCTGGATGCCAGCCAGCCCTCCGACATCCGGAAGCTCGCCGAGTACGGCATGCGCCAGGTCGTCTCGCCGCACAGCCTGTCGCTGCGGGGCACGCGCCTGTACATGACGTACCACCACGAGGGCCTGCGCGTGCTGGACGTGTCCAACCCCACCCGACCGACCCTGGTGGAGTGGTTCAATACGTGGCGCGAGACGGATGAGGGCCGGGGAGATGGCCCCAACGAGGGCGCCACCGGCCTGCACGTGCCCGGGGACGGCTACGTGTACGTGGTGGACACCGCGCGCGGGCTGCTGGTGCTGGACGAGCCGGAGCCCCGGTGA